TGCCTGGCTGGTAGCCATTGCAATCCACGCCCAGGATGCAACCCAGGCAATTACCGGTTATGGCCCCGCCCAACAGAACTTTTTTGCGACCGCTTACCAACTGGGCACTCTGATCATGCCAACCCTGGTTCCCATCATTGTATGGATTCTGTTTGAACGTGATTTTGCCAACAACCTGGTCAAAGCAAAACACAGTGAAAGCACCAGTCCGGAAGCCGAGCAATAGCCTGCCCAACGAAACTGGCCAAGGCTCTCAGCATGAGCTGAATCTGATGCCACCGAATTTGGGCTGTCGTCTCTGCACTATCTTCCGGCCTTGAGTCACTGCGCAGTGAAGTTAACCGCGCTGCACGCATTGCCGTCGCTGCCGGTTCAGAGCAAAATAGCGGCCATTAGCCATCACCCAATAGCCAAGACATTGACTACACTGCATCAGTACTACGCCAGCCCTTTTTCGCCGAGCAAGGCCAAAACACGCATGATTGATTACAGCAAATCCCAGTTCCTGGTCGTTGATGACTTTTCCGACTTTCGCACCTCGGTCAAGAACATGTTGAAGCAGATGGCCGTGCAACACATCGATACCGCCGCCAATGCCAAAGAAGCGCTGGAACTGTGCCGACTGAAACGCTATGACATCGTCCTGCATGACTACAACCTGGGTGCCGGCAAGAATGGTCAGCAGGTACTGGAAGAACTGCATGAGCGAAAACTGATGATGCCCCACTGCATCTTTGTCATGGTAACGGCAGAAACCAGTCAGGCCATGGTCATGAGCGCCATCGAGTGTGAACCGGATGCCTACCTGACCAAGCCGTTCAACCGGGCCAGTCTGCAACAGCGGCTGGACAAGCTGGTGCAACGCAAACAGGCTCTGAAACCGGTCCTGGATGCAGTGCACAAAGGTGATCACCAGACCGTGGTGGAAGCCTGTCAGCAAGTCATGCGTGACCAACCCAAATACCGCCCGCAGTGTCTGCGCTATCAGGCCAACGCGCTGGAGGCACTGGGGCAAGACCGGGCGCTGGAAAAAATGCTCACCGCTATCATGGCTGACCGGCCACTGCCCTGGGCGCTGGTCGCGCTGGCCGACCTGTACCGCCGCATGGGGCAACTGGACAAGGCGGAAAACCTGCTGGAACAAGGTGTGCGACAGTTCCCTATGCTGCCGATGATTTATGACGGACTGGCGGCGGTGTATCGCGATCGTGATGACCTGCCCAAGGTACAGCAGTGGCTGGAACAGGGATTGCGGATATCCCCGCATGCATTGCACCGTCAGGTCGAGCTGGGCACCGTAGCGCGGCAGAATCAGGATAGTGATGCTGCGCTCAAGGCCTGGCGACAGGCGGTTGATCTGGGTCGCAACTCGGTATTTCACAGCGCCGAGAGCCATCTCAGCCTGGCCGCCACACTCAACGATCAACTGAATGAAAACCCTGATCCCAAGGTAACCCTTGAACTGCGCCAGACCCTGACGGAAATGGAGCAGTCCTGGTCGGATGATCCGGGCTTGCAGGTGCGCAGCAACCTGCTGCAGGCCAGTGCATTGCAGAAAACCGGCAAGAGCGGCGAAGCCAGCGCGCTCTTGAGCAAGGCGCAGGGCCAGTTGGCGCAACTGGATACCTTCTTCAGCCCACAAGCCGCACTGGATGTGGCCGACAATTTGCGCGAGCTGGGCCAAGCCGATCAGGCCGAACAGATGCTCGCCACCTGCGCGGAAATGTATGGCGATGACCCTTCGGTCATGCAACAGATTGCCGGCAAGACCGACAACCCTGCCTTGCTGGATACCAGTAAACGCGCTGCAGAACTGAACCGCCAGGGCATTCAGCATTACCAGCAAAAGAACTACCCGCAAGCACTGGAGGCCTTTCGCCAATCGCAGAAGTTGCAACCACGCAATATCAGCTTTGCGCTGAATACTGCGCAATCTCTACTGCGGCTGATGGCTACCGAACCGGACCCGGCGCTGAAGGAAGAGTGCCGCCTCTGCCTGCAGCAGGTGCGCAGCATTCCGCCCAGTGACAGCCGCTACGAGCGCTACCTGAAACTGTGCAAACATGCGGAGGCTTCATGAGCAATACGCCAGACCCCGAAGAGAGCGGCATGGACTTCGCCACGGTAATGGCCTCGACCGTTCACGACATGAAAAACACCATGGCGTTGATGCTGCAAACCTATGATACCTGGCTAGAGCGGCTGCCACCGGAGCTGGCCGAGGCGCCGGAGCGCGGCATCATCCAGTATGAGTCCATGCGCCTGCACGGCATGCTGGTGCAGCTGCTCGGGCTGTACAAGATGGAAACCAATCGCCTGCCGTTGAACCCCGGCTATTACGATGTTGAAGACTTTCTGCAGGACCAGCTGGCACGTCACGACGATATTTTACGCTCGCGGCATATTGAGGGGGATTACCAGATCGAAGAAGATGGCCTGATGGGCTTTTTCGATAACGACCTGATCGGTTCGGTGGTTGCCAATGTGATCAACAATTCGATCCGTTATGCCCGAAGTGCGATCAGCCTGCGTGCCTGGATGGAAAAGGAGCAACTGGTCATCAGCATATGTGACGATGGCGACGGCTATCCCGAGGCAATGATCGAACAGCAAGCCAATTATGCTGCAGGCATTCGCATGAGCACCGGCAGTACCGGCCTGGGGCTGTATTTTGGCCAACAGATCGCGCACTTGCATCAACGCAATGATGAACACGGATTCATTCAGCTGTGCAATGACAGCCCTCTGGGCGGCGGCGAGTTCCGCCTGGTGCTGCCCTGAACTGAATGACTCAACGCGGCATCAGACGCACGCCCTCCAGCTCACTCAGGGGCTGTGGATGGCCGAGGTGAAACCCCTGCACATAATCCACCTCCAGCTCTGCCAATACTGCCAGGATCTCGGCACTTTCGACGAACTCAGCTACTGTTCGCAGCCCCATTTCATGAGCAATGGTGTTGATCGAGCCGACCATGGCGCGGGCAATCGGATCGATGGCGATTTCCTTGATGAATCCACCGTCGATCTTGACGAAATCCACCGGCAGGTTTTTCAGATAGCCGAAGGACGACAAGCCCGAGCCGAAGTCATCCAGAGCAAACTGGCAGCCGATGTTTTTCAAGGTACGCATAAACACCACGGCGCGGTTCAGATTGGCAATGGCGCTGGTTTCGGTAATCTCGAAGCACAGTGCACTGGTCGGCACCTGGTGGCGTTCGATAGTGAGCAGCACGTATTCGAGAAAGCTTTCCTCGCTCAGCGATGCGGCGGACAGGTTGATTGAGTAGTTGCCGATCTGCTGCGGGTAGCGGCGACTGAAATCGCCCAGCCAGGCCAGGAAATTACCCACCACCCAGGTATCTACCGCCGTCGCCATGTCGTAGCGCTCTGCAGCCGGCATAAAGGCCCCCGGCGGAATGATGCTGCCATCGCTATCCAGCATGCGGACCAGAACTTCATAGTTTTTCCGCTCGTCCTGTTCCTGCATGGAGACAATCGGTTGCACATACAGACGCAAGCGGTCGGCATCCAGGGCATGCCTGATGCGACTGACCCACTGCATTTCACCGCGCCGGCGCTGCAGCTCCTGATCGTCATCCTTGAAAATATGCAAGCGGTTACGGCCGCCATCCTTGGCCG
This sequence is a window from Halopseudomonas salegens. Protein-coding genes within it:
- a CDS encoding tetratricopeptide repeat-containing response regulator yields the protein MIDYSKSQFLVVDDFSDFRTSVKNMLKQMAVQHIDTAANAKEALELCRLKRYDIVLHDYNLGAGKNGQQVLEELHERKLMMPHCIFVMVTAETSQAMVMSAIECEPDAYLTKPFNRASLQQRLDKLVQRKQALKPVLDAVHKGDHQTVVEACQQVMRDQPKYRPQCLRYQANALEALGQDRALEKMLTAIMADRPLPWALVALADLYRRMGQLDKAENLLEQGVRQFPMLPMIYDGLAAVYRDRDDLPKVQQWLEQGLRISPHALHRQVELGTVARQNQDSDAALKAWRQAVDLGRNSVFHSAESHLSLAATLNDQLNENPDPKVTLELRQTLTEMEQSWSDDPGLQVRSNLLQASALQKTGKSGEASALLSKAQGQLAQLDTFFSPQAALDVADNLRELGQADQAEQMLATCAEMYGDDPSVMQQIAGKTDNPALLDTSKRAAELNRQGIQHYQQKNYPQALEAFRQSQKLQPRNISFALNTAQSLLRLMATEPDPALKEECRLCLQQVRSIPPSDSRYERYLKLCKHAEAS
- a CDS encoding sensor histidine kinase; the encoded protein is MSNTPDPEESGMDFATVMASTVHDMKNTMALMLQTYDTWLERLPPELAEAPERGIIQYESMRLHGMLVQLLGLYKMETNRLPLNPGYYDVEDFLQDQLARHDDILRSRHIEGDYQIEEDGLMGFFDNDLIGSVVANVINNSIRYARSAISLRAWMEKEQLVISICDDGDGYPEAMIEQQANYAAGIRMSTGSTGLGLYFGQQIAHLHQRNDEHGFIQLCNDSPLGGGEFRLVLP